CGACACAGCGGCCTTAATTTCCTCACGCCTAGTCAGAGGCATAAAGGGCAGTCCGAACAGGTATTTGAGAAGCGGCGGCAGGTTTATGAAGCTGCCAAAACTCTTCATCCTGGTCGCTGGTCGGGGGCTACACGGGATTGGAGCTTGGATGAAGAAGTTTGGCTCAATGTAAGCGTCAAATAGCCCACACCTATTCAAAAGACGAGGGCTGAGGTAAGCTAGTGTTACTTCGGTGGTGCTACACGGCAAGAGTCCGGCAATGACGTTGACCACGGAGCCAGTTGTCTCAAAGCATCCATATCCTGAATGTTCGGAAGCTGCGGCAATTGCTCGAACAAAAGCTTCAAGTATGCATACGGATTTAACCCGCTCGCCTTTGCGGATTCCACAATGCTGTAGATCGTCGCACTTGCTTTCGCGCCTTTAGGCGTATTGGCAAAAATCCAGTTTTTCCGGCCAATTACAACCGGTTTGATGGCACGCTCCGCTCGGTTATTGTCAATCTCGAGCCTGCCGTCTTGCATGAATGCGACAAGCTTGTCCCACTGGTTCAGGCTGTAGGTGATCGCCTGTCCGGTCAAGCTTTTGGGCAGCACCTCAGCTTCCGCGTTTTGCAGCCACTTCAAATAAGCCTCCAGCAATGGCGCACTCTGCTCCTGACGAGCTTGGTGCCGGGCCTCAGGGCTTACATCCTTCAGCCATCGTTCCACAGCGAACAGCTCATTGCAAAACCATAAGCCCTTGCCAGCGGCCACCTCGGCCGTACGATGGGCTGCCGGCAGCGCCTTCAGCGCCTCATCGAACTTGCGTCTTGCGTGGCTCCAGCAACCACAGAGTGTCACGTCCGTGAGTTTATGGTAGCCTGAGAATCCATCCGCATGCAGGTAGCCGCTGAAGCCTTCTAGAAATTGACGCGGGTGCTCCCCACTGCGGGTCGGCTGGTATTCGTACAAGACGATGGGCTCACTCGTATGTCCGGTACGGTACATCCAAAGGTACGACTTCTGTTCGGCCTTCCGTCCCGGTTCCTGCAGCACGGGGAATGTCGTCTCGTCCGCATGGAGGATGTCCTGCAGCAGCATGTGCGACTTCATGAACTGAAATAGCGGCTCTAGCCAGTGTTCGGACGCGTAGATCATCCAGTTGGCTAGTGTTTGACGCGACAGGATCAGACCATGCCGAAGAAACTGCTGCTCTTGACGATAGAGCGGCAGGCTTTCGACATACTTCTGGTGCATCACATAGGCCAGTATAGAAGCCGATGCCAGGCCTCCAGGATGCGCGGGTGCAGGTGCCTTAGCAGTGACCACGGGAGTGCTCTCCTCGTTGCGCTCGCAGTGGCGGCAGCTATAGATGAATCGAATGCTCCTCACGATCTTGTACTGGGCAGGCATGAACACCAATTCATCGCGGGCTTCGCTGCTCATCTCATGTAGCTTCCCATCGCAGCACGAACAGACCTGCTCTTCCTCGGGCAATCGATACTCCACGGTTTCTACAGGCAAATGATCAAACTTCGCCAGGCGATCCCCCTTGACTTTCTTCCGCTTGTGGATCACGGTTTCCACAGTTGGCTCAGGGAGCGCAGGGCTAGCTGCCTGC
Above is a genomic segment from Paenibacillus sp. YYML68 containing:
- the tnpC gene encoding IS66 family transposase, which produces MTKRAESAQPQTLDEYKTYSEALEAEVNKLKKQVHMLLEQSKLAQHKRFGASSEKTHPAQLFLFNEAEQAASPALPEPTVETVIHKRKKVKGDRLAKFDHLPVETVEYRLPEEEQVCSCCDGKLHEMSSEARDELVFMPAQYKIVRSIRFIYSCRHCERNEESTPVVTAKAPAPAHPGGLASASILAYVMHQKYVESLPLYRQEQQFLRHGLILSRQTLANWMIYASEHWLEPLFQFMKSHMLLQDILHADETTFPVLQEPGRKAEQKSYLWMYRTGHTSEPIVLYEYQPTRSGEHPRQFLEGFSGYLHADGFSGYHKLTDVTLCGCWSHARRKFDEALKALPAAHRTAEVAAGKGLWFCNELFAVERWLKDVSPEARHQARQEQSAPLLEAYLKWLQNAEAEVLPKSLTGQAITYSLNQWDKLVAFMQDGRLEIDNNRAERAIKPVVIGRKNWIFANTPKGAKASATIYSIVESAKASGLNPYAYLKLLFEQLPQLPNIQDMDALRQLAPWSTSLPDSCRVAPPK